In Porites lutea chromosome 8, jaPorLute2.1, whole genome shotgun sequence, the genomic stretch TTAAAGAGACAAGCCTAAAGGCATCTAGCGGCGAAAGGTTCAAGACTCTCAACTCGCTTTTGATTATAAGTTCATGTTTATTCGAGATTAAATCACCCACTCGAAAGATCCCTTTCTCAGCGAGATTTCGAAAATACACAGACTTGTCACCAACACAAATAGATTTGTTGTTCCATAAGATAACTTTTGACAAGTCTTTTCCATTTAAATCCtgtatatttaaattatttaccgCAGAGCACTTTGCAAAAGATTTTAAGCATTCCTCATAAAAGGATGGTAATTTGATGGTCAATTTCTTCAAATCAAAGTCGCAACATAAGACTAATTTACAACCAACAGGTTTCAGATAATGCAAAAGGATTATTTTCCATCCACTCGGTTGATCATTTGCCAATTTCTTGCAGCGAAGTATTCTTTGTGTTTCAATTATGGAGTTTAAATGTGGGGCTTTAAGTCCTCCATCTTCGATATCACTGATAAGTGCAGAGCGTTTAACTTTATCCTTTCCTTTCCATATAAAATCAAAGATAATTTTGTTCGCTTCTTTCACAAATTCTTTATCCAATGATATCAAGCTCGTGCGATATAAGAAGATAGGGATAATAAAGGTTTTGACAATTTGAATTCTCCCTACGATAGTCAAATCCCTCCACCTCCAGATTCGTAGCTTAAGTTGGATGGAGCTGATTAATTCATTgatgtttagcttttgttttgcttgaatgTCATAAGTAAAATGTACTCCTAAGATTTTAGCTGATCGTTTAATTTTTATGCTGTTCAGAGCGGCGTCTTGTACGtctaaagatgactaccgcacaagttgtcgaaacgtcagtcactgtcaacaacaacagtcctattcaggacttcTTTCACCtcgacgatcaaactcaacctacttttgaaatgactcctgggttcaaacctttcacagttttcacaatggtatataaaagggtaaggggttggacctcggggcggacggagcctccccatatgaaattgttgagtaccccccccccccccctcttcgGGGGTCTGTAGTGGAGAGAGCTGACTGCGTAGTTTCCTGAATAAGAACCGTGTGGAAATGCACTTTGTCGTCTCTCTAGTAACTAAAGCATTTGTTCTCTTACAGCCGGATGGGACAGATCTCTTCCACTTTGTTGACGGATTTTCATCTTGGAACGCTTACCTCACAAGCATGATGGCGGATGGTACATGGGGTGATCACGTGATTCTGCATGGTGCTGCAAACTGCTTTGAAAGATGTATTCACGTCATAAGCAGTCTGCCTCATCACCATGACGTAATGATTTGCCCAGAGTATGATGTTACTGGTAACAATCGGCTTGTGCTGGGTCTTGTGCATGAGCTTCACTATGTCAGTCTTTTTCCATTTGAAGGATGCTAAGATGGCTAATTACTCTGCAATGTATTTATTTTCCAAACTCGCGTTACCAACTTCATGTTATTTGAATTTTAGCAATTGCACCTTTCATTTGCCACTTTATTTGCTATGTTGTTGGCGAGAAACTTCTTTGTCCACTTATACTGAACGCTTCCGTTTAGTCACGTGTTTGCAATTCATCAATGTTGTGACGGAATAAATCGACGGTGAAATAtgatttttattcattcaaaatatttccccgattctgattggctaaaagcacacgtttaattcaccataaccagttactgatgaccaaatttggaagaattttgtgtttagcgaggaaatgacgtcaaaaatgcagggTTCTTGCAGGTTCATGCACCGTTAACCAagaaaacctggggacgaggttgagttgtttttgttgtgaacttgaaaaatggcgggcatttcactcgtttcaagagtaagaactaggcgaaaaaatagctaaaaacatggcaagaacagcaagaagacaactcgaagggcgacatctgctacttggagaatatttgaggagctgaacaaccctaaacgtgcgcTATCGAAGATGAagttaacatcgatggatcgatggaggtaagcatgttttagccatgtttttaaactaggaattattttgaatgaataataaaacaattattgaattcagctttcgtatcatatgaagagttatggagatctcgtagggtgttcggccgaggcggataacaccctccgagatctccataattcttcatatgatacgaaagccgaattcaataattgttttattattcattcaaaattattcctagtttaaaaacaaggctaaaacatgcttacctccatcgatccatcgatgttaactTCATCTTCGATCTTCATCTTCTggacaaatatataaatattctccaaaaagcagatgtcgtccttcgagttgtcttcttgctgttcttgtcatgtttttagctattctttcgcctagttcttactcttgaaacgaatgaaatgtccgccatttttcaagttcacaatcaaaacaactcaacctcgtccccaggttttctTGGTTAACGGTGCATGAACCTGCAAGAACCGGGGGGGGGAGGTGAAATTTTGTGTGATGTGCTCGGGGTCTTGAAAAATCGGTGTGGTATGACTATAGAACCAAGGGCCTGGTTAATGAGCCGGGCTGGCTCGCTTTGCCGAGATCCTGGTACCTAGGTTAAGCACAAATAAATCAACTTTGCGATTATATGACAACCGAGTCAGCCCGGTTAGCTGGGATCGCGGGTGGAAATTTTGCATGTAATCATCACGCTTGCCATTCCTTCCCCGGCTCATGTGACCAGGCCCTTACTGTGAGTTCTATTTGGAATTTGCCGCTTTCGTGGTTCCGGTATGAGAGAATACGACTTAATCTAATTAAcccaagggttttaaaatagaaggcggtttgcacgtgaagatgttggactctGCCTCTTTTATGGTTCGACCGTCAAAGAATGACGAGGTCATTTTGCTCAGTCACCCCGCgcgcgattttaagaaatcacctcctttccgaaaatcaacctcgtccccagggcttttcccttaaaaaaatggatggggaaaagccctggggacgaggttgtccgAAAATATGCAATGAAATTATGCAGCATTCACTGTTACCATCTCATGCACAGGGTTTTGCGTGACATCCTCTTTGGCGCTCGACAActgagggcctgtttacatggaggtgggggacctcaggtaggtgaggtaactcacttaggtggggtaacccacctgttcatataatctctcattttaatttgaataggtttacatgataggtgggttGACCCGCCAAATGTTACCGCACCTACCCgtggtcccccacctccatgtaaacaggccctgagagcaaaaatattgtcaaactctTGACAATAAGCCACACCATTCACACCCTGTGCTGCGAGGACGGttattttccaaagggaaaatttaaattattcctCGCTCGAAGCGAAGTGAGTTTATAATCACGTCGCGTGCGCGTTTTGCTCGCAGGTGAGTTTATACTGGTTTATACTGTATCGGCTTAGTTGGGCATCTGTTCTTTAAATgcgattgtaaattgtaaattgcttttttacccacgaagcatTTAAGAGTGCGTTTACCTAGGTATCCACCGTCAAAACAGCAgtcattttcctgaaaattatCTCTGAATTCGTGTTTCATAGTGTTCGATCAACCCTATATAGGGCTCTTtagcaaaaaactttaaaaattcctcctttcttagttaaattgactctttgttgagctacacaccttttcttttcttttttctcttctttctttttttttctttaaaaaatgaatccaaattttcattcagtacccTTAACTTGTATGGTTTGCCCTATAGTTCCAGGAAGCCTTAGTTTATAAGCCGCCGGCTTCTATATAGGCCTCCTTGCCTTTACCACATTTAATCTTGTAAATAACTTAGTTGGAATATtgtatattatctttaatgtatttctgtatactgttgttgtatttctggttaatggcaaaataaaatgaatgaatgaatgaatgaatgaattctAGGGAAAAGGCTTTTAATAAAATATCATGAAAAATTTCGGAATGTGTTTCACGTGGCGTAGTAACAACGAAACGGCCTGGTGTGCGGAAGGTCCCGAGTTCCATTCCGGGTagaacctgtttttttttttcttttttttcttttcctttacgTTTAGTCTTCCTTTGagtttttgtagttttcttttatttctttatatgccttatgttttttttagatttaaaaattttcttccaTATTGCTTTACTTCCCTTTCAACTTCTTGCCGTTCTCCAAAGTCCTTCGCGAGATCCtgcgattcacgtatttctagcTGAAAGGTTTGTTTCACTCAGTGTACCGTgttttttccaaaaagtttcttttctattgCCGATTTGTTGCCGCGCGTTAGCTGTGGGTCATATGTAACAGAGATAAATTCTGTGTTGTGACACAGCGCGCGGCAGACATTCGCGTcccttggcttgtttacgttcaCACGTACTGCCTGCTTATTGCAACTTTAAATCAACACAATCGATTCTGGCGATGCCCAAATAATAACATACGGCAACTAATCTCACTGAAAATGGAGGATTAGAGTTCAAAGAGGTAAGAAAAAGATTAAAGCAGAAGAAAATTGcattatgtttgcgcgctttgGAAAATGACTTCGTGGCAACAACGCAAAAAGGATTCATTTACCAAATATGGCAGCCCCTGCCAAATTTGGATATATTGTTAACTGGGACACCAATGATCGGAAAGAACGCAGATACCAAGGCATTAAGCATCCCATAATGATTCTTATAGCGTGGTTTTCTTTTACCGGGGACAGTCTTCACCGGGAAGCAACGAAAATGTCGTCGTGTTCAAGACCAAAGAACTGCTCACTTTACGTGAGAAACTTACCTCGCGAGACAAGGTTAGACCAGTTAAAGcatttttgtttagtttttgctcactttttttctaatttgcgacctgaattttcttgttagatCCGAAGATGTTGAACGCCTTTTCTCCCAATATGGCCGTGTTACCGACGCGCACATTCTGTTGGACCACTACACAGGAGAACCCCAAGACTTTGCTTATGTACAATATCCTTTTCTCTTTCTCAAGAGCCTTATTTTTGTCTTTGGCTTCTTTTAGTCTGAGTTTGTAAAGGTTTGGCACTAAAATGACTTTCTTGTCCTTTGATAACCAGGGTAAAAGAGTCGGTAGAAGAGCTAAAGTAACAAGAAAACGTCAGGCAAATCGATAAAGATTAAAAGCCCAAGCTAGCACAAGGTGGAAACGAAAGTTCATAAACGCAAAGCTTCACTAAAAAGATACGAATGCTCAACTTATTCGACGGTGTCCGTTCCAAAGAGCCAAATATAGCCGCAAAGTTGTCATCTGTGCTGGGATGGAATccggtcgtttcgcctacgGTCTATTCGCCTACGCGTAGAGTCGATTCGCCTAGGTCTTATATGTCAGTTTACCGACGATTCATATGTTGAAGCTTTAAATCTGAATTATTAAAAGTCCTTGTTCCTTGTAGCCTAACACGAAAATTCAGCAATAAAAGTCGATACATTCTATCCTCGATGTCTAGAAAAACAACGCGGTAAAACATCGAAGTtggaatgtttttaaaaactttgttatGGAGCAACCCGGTCGTCTACGAATAGAATGTGTGAAAtatgttttgcttaaaatgattTAAGAAACGTGTGAGCAGCGCCCTAAAGAAACCACTGTTTACGGTCTTTGTGTAGACTTGTGAAGCGTGAGCGGCACCTAAACTAAAGACGGTGCGACTTTTCATTAACATATACGAAATTAGCTTCCGTTTTACTTGACAGTCGGTTCAATTTCTACGTCGATTTTGCGACTTGTTGAATCTTTTAACTCTATAAACTAGTTTATGTATATAATGTGTccgggtattctgaagttgcACCGTTTGCATACTTTCATCTAATTTAGCAAGATGacaaataatatttaaagttaAAGCCTTCTTTGTGTAGACTTGTGACTTGAGCGGCGCTTATAATATATAAAGGAGGTGAGATTTTTTATTAGCATTCTCGGagcaaaagaagaaacaaaattgaaagGTGACATTTCAGCTTACTTCAACATTGAGATAATGGTGATACCGTCATCATTTCTGCAGTCTTTTATGTGTAGTGTAAATATAGAAGATGTGAATGTGTTTTCATAGAATTTCACcgaaaaaattagttttttcAGGAtatcaaaatcatttttcatttaaaagtgAGAGTCCTACACACACAAACTAAAAGGTTATTCTTGTAGATTGACAAGGTGATTAAATGTTTGGCAGTTTTGAAGATGTCCCAAAGAGGAGGTTTATAAATTAAACTCCTTAATTAGTAATACCTGAATGAGTTGATAAAGAAGGGGCATCAATCATCAAAAGAGATTGTCAGCAGGGTAAGCAAATATCAATTTTTGTTCCACGAACTTGGTCGAAAGAAAGTCAAGCCTTAACATACCATACATTTGAAGATATACGTGGTGCCGAGGATGCCAATCACTATCTAAACGGAGTGACCTTCCACAGAAAAGAAGTACAAGTTCAGTTTGCagagggacaaagaaaaagtaaggcATAAGAATAAAAACGTGTAGGTTGAAATATGACTTGTGCCCTAACTATATCACCACACAAATTTTCTGGTGTTGGGGGCGGGCAATAAttgtattaatttatttaagaATTATCCTTTATTGTTCATGTAAattgaactgcggaaatacacaTTTTAAATGTAAATATGATCATCGCATCTGCCattcacgggttaagatgagCTCAACAAACTGGGCTGCCCCCAATATAAGGGTGTTGATAGCTAACTTGATAGAACATTGCCGCGCTAATGCAGAGACCATGGGTTAGAATCCAGTTGAAGACCCGAAATATTTTtatcgggttaatttgcaattgtaTCTTCGTTTCAAAAAATTCGGTGGATGTTTGTCCAAATAGATTACCCCTCCTTCACcattttatttgttaaattgGCATAAGAGAATGAGTTTGGGATCGTTAAAGTGATTTATTTGTAGTACTTGTACTTTGAAAACGGTTTGTATTTCAGTAACACTGTTAAAAATGTCTCCTGTGAAAATACTAAGGCCTTCAAATAGTCCAATAAGGTTGACGAAGGCAGAATATGGTTTCGACTTCTTGATACCGGAACACCTTTTAGATCATTCTTGGAAAGCTAGCTATTGTATTGTAGGACTTCTGCAGTTTAATTTGGTACTTCTCCTTTTCCTCAAAGATCGAATATTAATTTGTTCGTAAGGTTTTCAGTTAGGTCAACTTTTAGCGTCGATTTTCCCCCCGATCTTCATTCCACCAAAATATTCTAATTGCCCTTACTTAGTTTGTGTTATCGTATATCATCAATGCATCGAGAATCAATGCCGCTATTAGAAATTACAACCTCCACTTCCACTTTCAGTTATATCTATCTGGTTTAATAATCAAAAAGGCGTTCACTTGCAAAACTACGGTAATTTCAATTAACGCCCGGTTGACAGAATTAACATTCAGGCAAACTCGcccaattttaatttattaatttatttcatgTCGCGTTTTGTCTACCTCGTACCTTAATTTTCCTCCACAATTTGCCCGTCTTCTTTTCGTATTAACAAGGCGCGTTCTGTTCGTAGTTTTTCGGGGGTTACCTGCACTGATGTGAGGGATGTCTCGTTGTGAGTGCTGGTCATCACTGGTGAAGGTTGAGACGAGGGGCAAATTTCCGATTTAAAGAGTTGAAGGGTAAAAAGCCTGAGACCAGTTGCGCTACTGACTCAACTGCTGTTGCCTGTGAAATATCACAGCCAGGAATGATGCGAGTGAATAAGTGTAAATTATGATGATGTTTAAACATTAACCTATTCAtcattaggaaaaaaaaatagtttgcaaTGAGAGGCTAATCTAtgcaatgtttgttttttaaggcGTCGACGATCAAATTGGCAAGGGTGATCGAGAAGGTGATCGTGGACGATCACTCTCGCGTTGACTATGACGGCTTTGTTCACCACAGCTGCTGTCATTTCGGCGCCTTGGGGGACGTGACCGTGATCCTCCTCTTCTTCGGACCCCCTCTGTCGACCGTGAGAGAGGTGGCAAGGGTGATCGCGAAGGTGATCGTGGGTGGTCGCTCTCACGTTGACTATGACGGCTTTGTTCACCACAGCTGCTACCATTTCGGCGCCTTGGCGGACGTGACCGTGATCCTCCTCTTCTTCGGACCCCCTCTTTCGACCGTGAGGGGGGTGGCAAGGGTGATCGCGAAGGTGATCGTGGGCGGTCGCTCTCACGTTGACTATGACGGCTTTGTTCACCACAGCTGCTACCATTTCGGCGCCTTGGGGGACGTGACCGTGATCCTCCTTTTCTTTGGACCCCCTCTGTCGACCGTGAGGGGTTTGGCAAGGGTCATTGCGAAAATGATCGTGGGCGGTCGTTCTCACGTTGACTATGACGGCTTTGTTGACCACGGCTGCTGCCATTTCGACGCCTGGGGGGACGTGACCGTGATCCTCCTCTTCTTCGGACTTCCTCTGTCGACCGTGAGGGGGGTGGCAAGGGTGATCGCGAAGGTGATCGTTGGCGGTCGCTCTCACGTTGACTGTGACGGCATTGTTCACCACGGCTGCCGAAGATCTTGGACGCCTTTTCTCCCAATATTGCCGCGTTACCGATGTACATATTCCTTTGGACCACTACACAGGAGAACCCCGAGACTTTGCTTATGTACAatatccttttttctttctcaagaGCCTTATTTTGTCTTTGGTTTCTTTTAGTCTGAGTTTGTAAAGATTTGGCACTAAAATGACTTTCTCGTCCTTTGATAACCAGGGTAAAAGAGTCGGTAAAAGAGCTAAAGTAACAAGAAAACGTCAGGcaaatcgataaagattttgaAGCTCGAGCTAGCCCAACGTGGAAACGAAAGTTCGTAAACACAAAGCTTCACTAAAAAGATAGGAATGCTCATAAAGGAAAGGCGTCGATTCAGCGAATGAGTTTAAAGATTTGAAGTGTCAAACTGCTTCCGTTTTACAGAGTGGCTAAAAAAGTTCTCGGGGAATAGTCGAAAGTACGAGTAATACAGTCCTGATCAcagcaaaagaaaaggaaagaatcaCGTGTGTAGAGATTATTGGGATCGGTTTCTCAAAGATTAAAAGCATTATGTAAGTACTATATTATGGAAAATTCACCCTGCTTTATTGAGTCATTTAATTCGTGGTGAGCCTTaactttacatttttatttatttattcaaataaataaaaaaggtaaaatggtGGTCAATTTCAAAAGCAGAAATGCTTAAATTGGAGGATTTATAACCTTATTGAGGCAACTTAAGAGTACTGTAAATTCTCTATTAAGCTCCCAAGGGAGcttgtttatttcaaacacatttggggaggagggggggggggggcttaatggAGACGGGGGTTTATTTGATTCAACAAAGACAATAGTATCAGttttccataaagaactagCACAAGTacgatcaatttttggtttgagGCAAATGTTTTTGAAACCATTTTTGAGGCAAACGAGTGGATAGAGATCACTGCTGCTTACCACCCAGTTATGatgatgtttaaaaaataaaaagacgcGTAAAGAAAGGTTGTTTTGTAAGAAAACtaacttttcttaatttttctaaaAACTGCCAATTCTGCGTTTTTTCCCATATTCAGGCGCAGTAATCTCTGAAAATTGCTTGGTTACTCTAGTTTTCTCTGTGGATTTCAATAGCTCTTGGTATAATCAACTTATCTCATGAAGTCATTATCTGGGAGAAAATACTTCCCGTTAGTGGGCACCGTGGAGATTAGTCAGTAACTGTAACTGTATCACAGTTTAAATATAACCAGGCACACCAAACTGTTATACCTGTGATAAAAGTAGAGATTAAAAGATGCTTTTTCATATACtataattaaaacaattattttatcaGCATCATTCTCGGagcaaaagaagaaacaaaattgaaagGTGACATTTCAGCTTACTTCAACATTGAGGTAATGGTGATACCGTCGTTTCTGTAGTCTTTTATGTGTAGTGTAAATATAGAAGATGTGAAGGTGTTTCAACAGAATTTCACCGAAAAAATAGTGTTTTCAGGATATCGAGGTCATTTTTCAACTTAAAAGTGAGAGTGCTACACACGCAAACTAAAAGGTTGTCCTTGTAGATTGACAAGGTGATTGAATGTTTGGCAGTTTTGAAAATGTCCCAAAGACGAAGTTTATAAATTAAACTCCTTAATTAGTAATACCTGAATGAGTTGATAAAGCAGGGGCATCGAACCATCAAAAGACATTGTCAGCAGGGTAAGCAATTATCAAGCTTTTGTTCCAGGCAAAGCTTGGTCGAAAAATAGTCAAGCCTTAACATACCATACATTTGAAGATATACGTGGTGCCGAGGATGCCAATCACTATCTAAACGGAGTGACGTTCCACAGAAAAGAAATTCAGGTTCAGTTTGCagagggacaaagaaaaagtaaggtaTAAGAATAAAAACTTTCAGGTTGAAATATGACATGTGCCCTAACTATATCACCACACAAATTTTCTGGTGTTAAAGAATACGATTACTCAACACgaacctttttctttctcttagcACCAGCACAGATGCGTGGCAAGGAAAGGAGAGAAGCCCATGGTTACAGCAGTAGTAATAGGAGAGATAACTACGATGAAGGGAACAGGTACATTCTGATTCTGTGCTTGATAGACCAATTTTGACATGTTAAAATTGATTAAGttagtattttatttttggcagTTGCCGCTCCCGCAGTCCCGGTtcaggaagggggggggggggggcaataatttattaatttatttaaaaattatcCCTTATTGTTCATATAAattgaactgcggaaatacacaTTTTAAATGTAGATATGATCATCGCATCTGCCattcacgggttaagatgagCTCAACAAAATGGGCTGCCCCCCCAATATAAGGGTGTTGATAGCTAACTTGATAGAGCACTGACGCGCTTATGCAGAGACCATGGTTTCGAATCCAGCTGAAGACCCAAAATTTTTTATCGGGTTAATTCGGCAATTATATCTTCGTTTCAAAAAATTCGGTGGATGTTTGTCCAAATAGATTACTCCTCCTTTacccttttttttgttaaattggCATAAGAGAATGAGTTTGGGATCGTTAAAGTGATTTATTTGTAGTACTTGTACATTTGAAAACGGTTTATATTTCAGTAACACTGTTAAAAATGTCCCCTGTGAAAATACTAAGGCCTTCAAATAGTCCAATAAGGTTGACGAAGGCGGAATATGGTTTCGACTTCTTGATACCGGAAAACCTTTCAGATCATTCTTGGAAAGCTAACTATTATATTGTAGGACTTCTGCGTTAGAGGCTGATCTAtgcaatgtttgtttttttaagcgTCGACGATCAAGGTCACGTTCCCCCGCACCGCTGTGGTGAACAAAGTCGTGATAGTCAACGTTAGAGCGACCGCCCAAGATCACGTTCGCGATCACCCTTGCCACACCCCTCACGGGCGACAAAGGGGGTCGAAAGAAGTGGAGGATCACGGCCACGTTCCCCCAGGCGCCCAAATGGCAGCAGCCGTGGTCAACAAAGCCGTCATAGTCAACGTGAGAACGACCGCCCACGATCACCTTCGCGATCACCCTTGCCACCTCCCTCACGGTCGACAGAGGGGGTCCGAAGAAGAGGAGGATCACGGTCACGTCCCCCCAGGCGCCGAAAAGACAGCAGCCGTGGTCAACAAAGCTGTCATAGTTAAAGTGAGAGCGACCGCCCACGATCACCTTCGCGATCACCCTTGCCGCCCCCCTCACGGTCGACAGAGGGGGTCCGAAGAAGAGGATCACGGTCACGTCCCCCAAGGCGCCGAAATGACAGCAGCTGTGGTGAACAAAGCCGTCATAGTCAACGTGAGAGCGACCGCCCACGATCACCTTCGCGATCACCCTTGCCGCCCCCCTCGCGGTCGACAGAGGGTGTCCGAAGAAGAGGAGGATCACGGTCACGTCCCCCGAGGCGCCGAAATAGCAGCAGCCGTGGTCAACAAAGCCGTCTTAGTCAACGTGAGAGCGACCGCCCACGATCACCTTCGCGATCACCCTTGCCACCCCCCTCACGGTCGACAGAGGGAACAAGAGGGGGATCACGGTCAAGCTCGTCTTTCCTCCACGGATACCATCTTCCCCTCAGTCACGTTCTGCATCGTTTGCCATCCCTGCTGCCGAGCAGAGTGATAAAGAAGAAGAGCTGACAATACAGAGCCGTTCAAGAAGCTAGAATTTAAACACTGTCAACTACTAtagtaaaaacaatgaaaataaaacaaataatgagaCCAAGCTTAGGCTTATTTTACACATTATTCAGTCCTGAATAAGTTACTATGACTTGTGTACATCATAACAACGCTTATTCCAGCCTATCTATGTAACATATCTTCCGTTAATCTCAACTTTTCTACATTGAACAATTAGAATAATCGGAGGAATTAAATTGGCCAAGAGAGACTCGTATCTTCGGTGCGATCAAAGTAAC encodes the following:
- the LOC140945422 gene encoding serine/arginine-rich splicing factor 10-like; this translates as MSSCSRPKNCSLYVRNLPRETRSEDVERLFSQYGRVTDAHILLDHYTGEPQDFAYVQFEDIRGAEDANHYLNGVTFHRKEIQVQFAEGQRKTPAQMRGKERREAHGYSSSNRRDNYDEGNSVDDQGHVPPHRCGEQSRDSQR